The genomic region ACCACTTTCTTTCCTGTGCCTAGGGCATTACCTTTTAAAAGACATTTAAGGAATTAAATATTACCTGAGTTGGAGCTAGATGGGCGGCTTTCCTAACAGTAGTTAAATGCTGCAAGAAATTCAGAAGGGCTTAGCAGGCTGCCACTATATCTGCAGCCAACCTAGAATTACCCGAGTAGAATACAATTGTGGATTCAGTTTTTTGCTGGAGGTGTACAGAGTTACCTGTTCCCATTGCTTGCCTCTGAGCATCTCTGGAGGTTGCCCCAAACAAGCAAAAGACTATACTGTGTAATGGGTGCAACTAATTGAATCATGGTATCCTTGGGAATTGGCAACCAATATGCACCCAGCATGCTAAACATTGGTGTAGGCCACGTTAAATAGAACTGTTAGATAGGGCTTAGGTAAGCATgatacataaatgttttttttaatacaagatGCTAGTAAACAAATTGTATTCTGAGTCAGATTATCCCTGATATTGCCTATTTCACTTATTCATTCTTTTACAATATAATTTACATGTCAATCATAAGTTAATCGAACATGAAAATCAGCATATACCTACGGTACTCCCCACGCAAGTAGAAAAGGGCTATGATTCTGAAATTGGCTTAATAAAGTTTCCTTTAACAAAGCGACTGCAACAATGTCTATAGCCTTAAGCTATAGGTAATAGTTTATTTCCATCCTCTTTCTTTagcgtttttttactttttttcttcatttattccTAGACGTGCCAGGAAATTACTGCTGCCTGCTTTCTGCTAATTCCTTTTCCTCTCTgcatgccaaaaaaaaataaaaaatcaggctTGAGAGGAGTTTATATACTTCCAGCTACTTTTTCTTTCACGTGTTCCATTGATCGTGCAACATTATTCCTAATAGGGATCAGATAGAAACGTTCCTGGTTTTGCAACTAGAGAGTAAACAAGCCATTTGGTAATACAATGTCAATATCTGTCTCTGTATggtttttgaaataaaacaatatatctaATCGCTTAACAACAGGTTAAAATAAAGAGACAACTTTGTAATGAGGACAAATTATAATTTTAGAGTCAGGCAATTGTGTCTACTGAGCCAAGTGGCAGCCAATGTGGATTGTATTTAATCAGATGTTACTTGGATGTTATTTAAAATTAGGATTACTGTACAGTGGGATTTCTAGTGGTGATTAAAACTGCAGGAAATTCAGCTTGGTTTTGGTACAGATTTGTGCTTTTTTGGGCAGGCAATGGACATCAATAATGTGCTCCGTATTAAAACCACAGAGTGTAGTTTTGTGAATCACCTTCAGTGTTCTCCAGGGAATGTCTTCGATTTAGCAGCCATTTGCCAACCTGGTTTCAACCGTGTCCAAGTATTTCAGGGTGCTTCCAGGCTAAATGATACACGCCAGGTGATTATTTTTCTGCCAGCCATAGTGGGAGGAAACGTGCAGAATTGTCAATGCTGTCTATCACTGACTTGAGTGTCAACCTGTGGATTGTATTAGTGAGTTCATATCTAAATGTTGTACTTTGCTCACTtgctttaaagggggttttcaccttccaaacacatttttttcagttcaattgttttcagactgttccccattcaattactttaaattttttacagtttttacaaaatctaagttgaatgtccctgtctctggtgtttcagtctggcagctcagtaatttaggtgcagactctaaactgttacaattttgcaacatttagttgatacatttctcagcagcatctctggagtattggcaactatttatcaattctaacagctgcccgtaatgaaactcagggattctgctcagcagggataaatataagaaatgtatcaactaaatgtatcagaacagtttacagggccaACggcccccctcccagggctgttttagaaggtgaaaaaagacacgacacttcaatattagaaaaacggtcacacatagaaaatagaaagtaattggaaaaagtcattatttctgtttgaaaactagttgtttgaaggtgaacaacccctttaacctaaaGGTGATTTTGAGTCtctttatttcaaatatatatacatctgAACAGGTCCTTCCACACATTGCCTTGCAAATAGTAAAAACCCCTAATATGTTATGGATGTGTCTAATCATTTAAAGAGGTAAAATCTTATGGTTTAATTACTGTGATTGGGGTGTTAAGCTATTCAATTCAACCTTTGCTTTATTACTATACCTTTTCAGCtaccttccattttttttctgtttcaagagcattttttattgaacataaaatttttctggttttattcATCGTTATatgatttttattaatacatgCATCTGTTTTTTCTCTGTCTCTTGTTTAGACTACGCGGACAGAATTTGATCTGCCAGAGTATTCTGTACGCCGACGGTACCAAGACTTTGATTGGCTAAGGAATAAACTTGAAGAAACCCAACCCACCCACTTCATTCCCGTAGGTAGTATGAAAACGTATTTGTGCTCCCAGTTGGTTACTGTTCTtctatagttaaaaaaatgtatatgtatcttTGTGAGCAAACTCATTATCAGGAAAATTCAGATCTGTCCTGATGGAAGAGGTTGCATACTAGTTCATTGAACATATGGATATTATTAACATAAAGAAAAATCCCTCATAGTTTCCAGTAGATTCCAACTGTGTATAATGAACCTCAGTCTTAAAATCTGGCATTGGTTTACTAAAAAGCCATTCtatccctcatatgtaataaagggaACCAAGTTGCCCAGGTATGGTAGGTAACCCTTTtcgcaaccaataagatgtttgctattaaacctatgaccagtaaatgctacctgcagaTTGGTTTCTATGGAGTTAAACACCAGGGCAAACttggtgggttatttatcaaaatccaaatttatctcattattttctgaaatataatccGACCAAACCACacggttatttccccttatttatcaatacgttttcccgaaaaattatagttaggaaaaaaaaattgtgaaaatcgtctGAAAAGTCGAATCGtacaaattctgtttttttttttttcggatttatgcctgaaaaccacaaaatgttcggatttttgcatgaaacccagcgtagatcagatctttgggacttttcccattgtcttatatacaacctcggcaggtctgatatgccggatttttggattctgactttttccatcctctgggtataataaaatcatgaaaatgttgaggattttttttatcttaattcggattttaaagcaaaaaaaaactcacatttttttcttgtgtttttggcattcagactttaataaattagtgtattttattagatAAAACCTGGACATTTATGGGGTTAATATTAAACCATAGCAAGGTTGACTATGTTAATTGTTTAAGGGATTGCTGATTACAAGCTATATTAGAAAATAGCTTGGAAAGAATACTGGTAGATGAATAATACAACTTCCGAATTGCAGAACTGTCTGACTCCACACCCAAGGGTCAATTTCTTTAATGCTTTTTCATAGATTTCATCCTTCCCAAAGCTATTTTATAGTAATTAGACATGGTTCCCTTGTtctattatacatttttgcatattgattttttaatgactttttctgttttttctttttttgcaaatcaGCCACTTCCTGAGAAATTTGTGGTGAAAGGAGTTGTTGACCGCTTTTCTGAAGAGTTTGTGGAGACCAGGAGAAAAGCTTTGGACAAATTTCTTAAGAGGATTGCGGATCATCCAgtcttgtcctttaatgaacaTTTTAATGTGTTTCTAACAGCCAAGGTTAGCACATGCAGAAGCAGcatcccagagcagggagagtTAAACTGAAGTATAAGATTACCACTTGGTACTTGATGCTATGGTGATGATGCTTGTGATGTAACTACAAATCATACAGTATACCTAAAATGCAGTTGTTGTTGGTCAATACCATGTTTTTAGAAGAACTTGTGTATTGTGCTTTGTCCACAAATATTTTCTATAATGTGCATTCAGTCATCTGAGAATGCTATCTCCTTTTCATTTTGTTATGGACTGAAGTATTGACACTTGTTTAATATAACGTAGCCTGCTGTGCTTAAATATTTCTGTCTGCCCATTAACAGGacctgaacagccacaaaaaacaGGGTGTTACTCTGCTTTCAAAAATGGGAGAGTCTGTGCGATATGTGACAAGTGGTTACAAACTCCGGAACCGTCCTGCGGAATTTGCCACCGTAACAGATTACTTGGACACATTTGCACTGAAGCTTGGCACAATTGACAGAATAGCACAACGCATTATCAAAGAGGAAGTGGGTATGTTGAGAGGTCACCATTTGTAGATATTTTTATGGACAAAGTTGATCACTAACTAAATTATTTTTCCACTTGTTTCTATGCCCTTAACATTTAATACACACAAGGACAAATTGTTTGCCTTGAAATAGTGCCAACGAGGCAACAGACAATCTGGAAGCAGTCCTATAATGCATCTTAGTGTATTGTAGTAATGCATTgaactttgacttttttttaatttgaaaaaaactataagatGAGTGAGTACATAGTTACACATAGATCCCAACAATAAATTATACTTATTATAACATAAACAGTAAAACAACTAAACATTAAGCTATGGATGTACTGTTTTTAATAATGCAAGATAAGCGCTCAAAAAATGTAGATACAAAGCCATTGGGAGGAGAACCTTGCATTCCTTGTAAGTGTGCTGGAGACGGGTCAGCCAGGCTGTCTTCCAAAAAATGTCCCAGAAAATATAAGTGTAATATTAAGATTGTGTTATTGCCATAGGTGGAGTTCAAAGGGTGCCCAAATGTCCATATTTACAGGTATTTTATCTTGAATCCATGTTCTCATAGCTTCTTTGACTTAAACAGGTTTTAATTAACAATGTAATTGTTGCTTTGCACTGTCACATGGCAGCCGGAGTTTAAAACACTACTGTCCTCATTTAAGggattctcctttaaaaatacaagttttgtGATGCTCCGCCATGCTATAACCTAGTTCTGTCCAATAATACTCACTTTTGCAGTAGCTACTGCCTTCACCATTTCTATATCCAAACTACTGGACAATCTAGGAAAGGTATGGAAGCAGCATATTTGTAAAACCAATATTCAGTTGGATGATTTAACTGCTTCAAGGCTCatcataatgtatttttttttttatatataaacacctTTGTTGCAACCTCACTAATCTGATATACTTGACAGCAGACACTCATTGTAAACATTCTAAATGATTTGATCGGAGTGCATATATCTCatccttagggcaaggccagacactGCGATTTtactttgcgtttttaaaaaagctcagtctgGCGTAAATACATTCGAAGAACATTCGTGAGGTACAATATTctgacctacaactaaccattcagattaaataaagtagtaaaaagaacaaatcagatgatgctatggaaattaatttacaaacggcaatcgtacgaaagttatgtccaacaaatagtagcgACGGTCAGCCATTGATatcatacagagatattatcgttagcggacagaaatcttctaacctgtccgatcaactgaacgaccatggtatgaaaaatgtctggATGATACCCTCATGATCCGAAAATTGAAAAATGAAGATTAGTGTCAGAATAGAATTTTGTGTCCCATTATAGCATCTGAAATAACTCATAGTATAGAGCcctgattgcaaaaaaaaatgtagttcttATCATGTAAGATAAAGTAACTATACATTATAAAAACTATACATGTGCAAACTTTTAAATGATTGTACAGCAAAGCAATAACTACACTTTATCTAAGATTCacctgcttttttatatttttccattgCAGAATACTTAATGGAGCTTCGAGAGTATGGACCTGTATACTCCACGTGGAGTGGGTTGGAAAAGGAGTTAAATGAGCCTCTGgagggagtgtcagcctgtgttgGAAACTGCTGCACGGCACTGGAAGAGCTAACAGAAGACATGTCAGAGGACTTTATGCCTGTGATCAGAGAATATATTCTATACTCTGAATCTATGAAGGTGACCGTGgagaatatgtgtgtgtgtgtgtgtatataatatatatattttccctaccgactatttttatttatttaataaataaatgtagttaTTCAACTAGCTTTGCAGTCAAAAGTGCAAGTAGATTTAAGTACAACGTGTCTTTGTAGCTAGTCATTAGTTGCTTAAAGGGTGGCCCAGCTATGCCTAGGCTTTGCAAGCAAAACTAAATTGTTCCAGCTATAAAACCTACCTAAAAATCACTACATTAGTGCTTAGCATAATTTTGAAGCTGATAACTAGAGAAGACTAACTAACTGTTACACAGACATTACTACAAAACTGAAGCTCGAATTCCATGACCCAATCTCTACACCAAAACTAGTTACTGTAGCCACCTTGAATCCGTGTAAACCCCCTTTTCAAATCTGGTTTAATGAATCCAGAAAAATCTGTGTGCAGACAAGGAAATAGAAGCTACTATGGTTCTTATATTGGAACTTGGATTACCAGGCACAGATAACCTTTCAAAGAGGCATTTCTTCTTTTAATCTTTAAGACAAAACTGCCTGGGTGAACGATCAGGGTTGCAAACAAGGAAATAGAAGCTACTATGTTCTTAGATTGGAACTTGGATTACCAGGCACAGATAACCTTTCAAATagtgcattttttcttttaatctttaAGACAAAGCTGCCAGGGTGAACGATCAGGgttgcttttttttataactcagtAGCACTAGCTAAGCCAATCAATTAGCTAGTTAGTGTGAAAACAAAATCATGCTTTACCTAAtatggattttctttttaaattaaaacaataggaagaTTGCAAGTTTATTTTGCTAATGTCAAAAAAGGTTTTCATACTAGCCTTTTTAGTTTAAAACTTGCAGTCTAGATAAAGATGGAAACATCCATAATTCGTGTAGTGACCACAAATTCATAGCAGTGGAAAATAATGTGACTGGGGATAAGTTGTCTTTTAATTTCTTGTATTTGGACAGGGTTATGTTTGGAGAGGGCAAACAAACGTCAGTCCATTCTTTGCTCTTTTATTAACAAAGCAGTGGTAGTTGTTTTACCCTGAGTGGTTGAGTTTTGTTTGCCTAGTCCCCTGCCTCCTCTACTGTTCTTGCTGCCATAAGAGGTTTCCCTCTTCCGGGTTGTACTTAATCCTTACTGCAAGAGGCTCTCCCTAACATCATTTGCAGGTTCACTTGTTTAAAGAGTAAAAGTGCTACAAAGGAGGAAAACGCATAACTTCCAGGTTCCCCCCAGCCACCACATTAAAATGTTACTTATTTAAAAGGACAAGGAATTCTAGAGACCATGAGAAAGGTTGTACCACTGAACACATAAGCAAATTACCATaaactcctaaaaaaaaaaaaatgaggcacACTAACTCAGGGTTGAAGGTTAGTGTCTTTTTGCACTGGGGGTGCCTGACAAATTGGCACTGTACAATGTTTTTTAGTCTCCTTTTGCTTTAATAGGTGATCCTGCAGCAGTGTGTATTGAAACCGCTTGGAAATATTGACTTCCTTGTTCCCAAACAATATtctttttattcttaaagggCAGCATGACTTAAAGCCACACATTCCCCATTTCATTGATTTGAAACTGTCTGAGAAACTGTGAGTGAAGTGTGCTATGATCACTGTTGTGCTCCACATGAGGATCACACTGTTCAAGTTGTATATGTCATTGCCATAAGGGAGAATTTTAGACCACTTACCTGTACAGTATCGTAGAACTGTATACCTGAAATAAAAGAAGTATACCCGCTAAATCAATAAGTGTATTTGCTCTTCTTCTCTAGACAGTTTTAAAGAaaagggatcaagtacaagcagagTATGAGGCCAAATCAGAGGCTGCTGCCTTGAAAAGAGAAGAGCGATCTACGGTGAGGCCACAACCGAACATCTGATATTAGCCaggttgtttttttccatatagCTGTTGTACTATTTTGATCTTTGCAAAGTTTGTTCTTCTATTTAACAACCAAATGTGGGTAGATCTGAAAATTCAGAGGGGTACACCGCAGGAGATGTCATAGTCGCTgcatttcatttggagggggttgaacttaatggactttggtctttttttcagcccAACTATATAACGATATAATAAAAACACCCCATTAAACTctataaacacatattttatctatttttttttttaatcttgctgTTTCGTTATATGAAGACAACCTTTTTTAGACAACTTTAAATTTAAGGATAGGCTTAGAGAAacaggggcccatttataaacactgggcagcaCCTCCATAGCAGCAAATTGGTGACTGGCAATTCTTCAGCTtgctgcaggttgagcagtgaaaataaaaatgagtgtTTGCCAGAGGGTTACTGCCTAGGGGCAAATttccccagtgtttataaatgagccccacagtctGAATGCAAACCCTGAAGCAACTACATTCTTTAGATCTGTAGGAACTGCCTGTTAGGGATAGTTGTGCCTAATGGTGATAAAAGCAAAGTTGTTAGGGTGAAAGAGTTGCCAAAAAGGTGACTTTCTGGGTTAAAGCAATGGGTTAATTGTTGATATGTTTGCAGAAGTATTAGACATAGTTGGTCAAATATTAGATTTGTGTGTATGCCAGCATTAGATTTGTTTAAGCAAATCGATTTTAAAGCTCTTTCAGTCAAATGTGTCTAGATATTTTAATatcatatattttgatttagattttaattacccacagttttatttctccttttttcctgCTGAGTATTACAGGGAAATTAATAGCTGAAGTTTTTAGACATGATGTAATGGCAATGCTAgatttttctggggttttttttggaagagGAAGAACTATGGATAAAGCAGAACTGAAGGTGCAGGGAAAGTGACCTAATGCAGTAAGTTAGACAGGACTTAATGCATCCTAAAATAGTCACCCTTTTCCCATGAGAAGCCTGTAAAATAGAAATACAGGTactgtataggatctgttatccaaaatgcttgactTTTACCTGGGGTAAAAATCTTTTAAGCATTTAATAAAcccccataggattgttttgccaccaatatggatccatgcagcttagttaccatcaagtacaagacactgttttattaattcagtgaaaaaggaaatcatatttaaaaatgggaATGATTTGCATATAATTCAGTCTATGGGGGCAGCCTTCccttaatttagagctttctggataacaagtcccatacctttacttcaTTAGATCCTACTTGGATCTGTGTTTATATGTTAGTGCAGACTTACAGTATGTATAGGAGCAGAGCAAAGGATAGACTGTGGACAATCTGACCTATCCTTAACAAAATTATTTGTTCCATACATGGCCAGCTTAGCTGTAGTGGTTTGCATGCCTGTATTTACACATATGCATGTTTGTAAGCAACTTTTTGCACTCAGTCACCCTCTACATAACATTATACCATTGCCAAGCTTTGCAcaccaaggggtaaatttatcaaagagtgaagttccgccactagagtgaaattccgcagctctccattcatttctatgagattttgaaaggcgtatttatcaatgggcgaaagtgaaatttcaccctttgataaatacgaatttaaaaaccccatagaaattaatgggaagtggcggaatttcactctagtggcggaacttcactattaacttcactctttgataaatatacccccaaatgtTATTGTAAAAAGTGGCTATGGAGGCTAGAATTTGGCACTACATTATTTCTGAAAAGACAGGATACAGGGTGAGTCATGAACACAAAAACACATTGTAAACTTAAAAGCAAAATTTTGCCTAGTGAaagcaaatataattttaaacaactttccaatatacatccattatacatttttagtggttttaacatTCTTTTGAAAGATCATTTCTTTTAAAAGCCGTAGAAACTAACTAGAAACACCTTTTCTCAATGCAGCGTTACATTCTAATTTAAACAAAGGTTTCAaaccttttttatccataatttaatgaaaagaaactttttaaatgtatGCAATCTGAACCTTCGTAGGTGCCAACGGATGTAGAGAAGTGCCAGGATAAGGTAGAATGTTTTAATGCAGATCTGAAAGCGGACATGGACCGGTGGCAGAATAACAAGAGGCAAGACTTCCGGCAGCTGCTTATGGGAGTGGCTGACAAAAACATCCAGTACTATGAAAAGGTAGGTTGGAACTGGCCATGCACTTTCATCTGTGACCTTCAAAATGTGCAGGTTTTCCCCTTTGAATTCTtgttttctcatcaaattgaatggCCCAGTTTGTCAAACATTAGAAAGTGATTGTTCTTTCAGTGTAAGATTATGCTTGGTTTGATCAAGGATCTGTTGGTTTTCCTTGCCATCCACCTTATTCTTCAAGGTTTTTACCCACAGCAAGTTTCAAAGCCTTCAAAGCCTCTAATTTTTATATTAACAACTTCCATTGACCACTCTGTATTCACATGTCAGGCTTTTAGTTTAATATTAAGGGCAAAGGTAGACAAGGTAGACTTTATGGCACTTTATGGCACTTTTCAgctatttctttaaaataaaatgcttatTATTCCTCAAGttaatatacatattataaagaatattttCTGGCAGCAGTCTTTATTTGAATACCCCATCTCGGTTGATCACAAGTACTGTTTTACTTCTCTTATCTGAATATTTTGCATTTGATTCACAAATATAAATCATGGTTTGGACAGGAATAATATTTCTGAAGACCACCAGAATTCAACACAATATGGCAGAGTAGAATAAAATGTGGTTAAACTGATAAAGCTTGATGTCAGATTAGAGGCTCTGCTTCTTTCTGAATCATTTAGCTCACATCtagcacttaaaggggtgttccacccaaacacttttttttaattgatctaaatacattgtatatatttagtaactgtaaTTTCCATGCAGTTTAGTACTTTCtgttgtttacattctctgcactcctgggtctgactcctgaaacaatgtttcaAGCCAGCTAAGTAAAGCTGATTGAAAACCTGGAGGAGACCTCACTCCTGCTAcaataagaaaagaaaggaatTAACATATACCGCTTTCTAGTACAAGTGCATTTATTAAAACCATTagttatttaatgtatatttgaaaattgcttagaattatattttattacaaaaaaaaatgttttttgggtggaggaccacTTTAATGTAAGTATATTGATGACTGTGAGCATTTTATACACAGTTGTTAGTTATGTCTCCGCTGTTTGCTTTTACACACTTTATAGTACTCTCTGCCTCACTTTGTTCCCACTCATTAATTTCTCCCTGACGCATATTGCTCCGAGCCTTTCTTTATCGTTGCTCATTATTTTTGACCAGCTTTATATTGCTCCCAGCCTGAATATAACTTCATGCTTTCACCCTTTTTATGTTACTCACATTATCCCAGCTGGCCTCTGCTGGTTATATACCCACAAACTACTTTCATACATACGTGAATTAATCCACTCTTTTTTTCCATTCGGACAGTGCCTTACAGCCTGGGAGTCCATTATACCACTGCTACAAGACAAACAGGAACCAAAGTAAGCATTCCTTAAATGAAAGGACACTGCACCATGTTGTGAGTTTGCTAGGGCTGACACCAGCTGTAGAACTTACAAACCCAATGACTGTAGACTGCATTGATCTTTTTAACACGGTGCATTCTATGAAACCCACAGATTTCCTATTTTGTTTCTACACTCtgaggtttttttcttttgtttgcctCTTGTAAAGGCACCAAGGACTCACAAATTGGTTTGGTCTTCAGCTCCACCAGCAACAACATTTCTTGTGATCTGTAAAAAAAGAGCCTTCACTTTATATGACAAACATGCATACCATCTGAAGTTTCATAACACTAAACTCACATCAACTATTGTGAAGAACCTGTTGAGTGCAATTAAAACATGTCATTATGATGCCATATTACTCTGAGTGGATTTCCAGAAAGACCCGTTTTTTTTATACGGTTTATCTCCACTATCTGTGGCCAACTTTTTTCCTGTGTACATCTGACTAGGGATCCAATTttttatgtgcgcgtgtgtgcagTCCAAATTTTACCTCTGAATGTTTATAGGAGCGTCTGGTCAGCATGAACTTTATTGGTAAACGTGGCATGAAGTAATCCCTGTTTGATGTTCTTTTTGCCATCCCCAAAATTGGAATGCAGTCTGTTGTACCTCTGCACATGGAGCCAGGTCTTGGGTATTATTTTTGTTTACACTGGGGCCTTATATGAAGTCTATCAAAGGGAACATCAGTCAGagacatttttgggggttttcttgAAAATAAGTtccaaaaggaaatttaaaatacatgtttatgatttttttttttaaataaaaataatttaaaaactttaaaactgtTTTGCGTTTTTTTCAAGGTAGCAAGAAATAAACATTTAGTATGTGAAGGGGGTAAGGTACATTTTCTTATATGACCTCACTAACCTGataaatcactgtttttggtagaaattataattctacatggcaaataatttactagtaggtgtagtagagttatagaaaaccaacagacccaacagtaaTGACATGCATGctactgattctgtgtaattgaatcattaattgagtgttcaaaataataatagcttgttccaaatagtagcagtgtggagttcaattagtgaggtcattcattctgtgaaaaaaatgatggcccttatttaaggaaggaagacaGCAAATGTGTGCTAACATCAGCATTCTAGAAAAACACAATATATGGCTTGTGTCTGCGGTAGGACAAGAAGTTGCTGTAGGGGAAGGGAATACCACAAATAAAATGGCCTGTGGGCCTTATGCCTTGAGAATTACTTTGATACTGCAACTagtacaaaatgtaaatgttggcATGCATAGCACCTTATTAATAATTTTCTTAATGTGCATAGTCTTTAAAATTAAGGTAGTGTCAGTGTGGTCAATCAATGTCCTTCTGGATGTCCACTTCTCAGTTGGAAATGTATGCTTTTAATGCAAAAGTTGGGACTCCATCCCCTTCCCCATTGGGAACAAAGCTTTAAGAAACCGTTATGGGTTCTCAAATGCCCTCCTgtcaaaacaaatgtattttaataaatatacagtactgcTTTTTCCTGCTAAATGGAAGACAATTCTGATCATTGCTTGTTGGTTCATTTATTCTTTATCGGCTTGCTGCACAGTCCTGATGTTGCTTGCAGGCTGCAATACTGAGAAATAGGACACAAGAACAATAAGGaccttatttaattaaatattataccCTTAAAAGTATTGTTTTTGTATGCTCAATAGTCATGTGATACAGACTTTTCTATAATTGTCAGGGTTGTGTCTGTATCATCTATGACCTACCCCATAGCCCAATATGAAGCTTCCAAATTCTGTCACTCGTGCTGCAACTTCCGCTGTCCTTCAGTGTATATTTCTACTCTGGTCTATATAAGAACTGCAGAGCAGCCAACATAAGACTTTTTGTGCTTATAGGTTCATCCCTGTGGGGTGGGTTGCAGGGGGTCATTTAAATGGCCACTGCTACATATATTTCAGCTATTGTTTTCCTTCAGCATTCTGGGGGATTGGG from Xenopus laevis strain J_2021 chromosome 1S, Xenopus_laevis_v10.1, whole genome shotgun sequence harbors:
- the snx30.S gene encoding sorting nexin-30 (The RefSeq protein has 1 non-frameshifting indel compared to this genomic sequence) produces the protein MSGSSSPKCTPKSLPTSGQKSLHDIKHPLSCSPGAEDDAAAAGENGAVIIDSPSPDLPHTEPSSIADKDLSLPNGTPADTSSPASSSSLLNRLQLDDDLDGETRDLFVTVDDPKKHVCTMETYITYSVSTKTTRTEFDLPEYSVRRRYQDFDWLRNKLEETQPTHFIPPLPEKFVVKGVVDRFSEEFVETRRKALDKFLKRIADHPVLSFNEHFNVFLTAKDLNSHKKQGVTLLSKMGESVRYVTSGYKLRNRPAEFATVTDYLDTFALKLGTIDRIAQRIIKEEVEYLMELREYGPVYSTWSGLEKELNEPLEGVSACVGNCCTALEELTEDMSEDFMPVIREYILYSESMKTVLKKRDQVQAEYEAKSEAAALKREERSTVPTDVEKCQDKVECFNADLKADMDRWQNNKRQDFRQLLMGVADKNIQYYEKCLTAWESIIPLLQDKQEPK